A genomic segment from Pseudomonadota bacterium encodes:
- a CDS encoding DUF4212 domain-containing protein: MKSAAEYWKRNLRLVIISLVIWFAVSFGAGIFMVDALNGIKLGGYKLGFWFAQQGSIYIFVALIFIYAKNMNKLDKEFDVHED; the protein is encoded by the coding sequence ATGAAAAGCGCTGCAGAGTACTGGAAAAGAAACCTGCGACTGGTCATTATCAGTCTGGTTATCTGGTTTGCGGTTTCATTCGGGGCCGGCATTTTTATGGTCGACGCCCTGAACGGGATCAAGTTGGGTGGTTACAAACTGGGCTTCTGGTTTGCCCAGCAGGGGTCCATTTATATCTTTGTCGCCCTGATCTTCATCTACGCCAAAAACATGAACAAACTCGACAAAGAATTCGACGTTCACGAAGACTAA